In Massilistercora timonensis, the following are encoded in one genomic region:
- the upp gene encoding uracil phosphoribosyltransferase, whose translation MSKVQIMDHPLIQHKITYIRREEVGSKEFREIVGEIAALMCYEATRDLKVKDVKIKTPICEMVGKELSGKKLAVVPILRAGIGMVDGILNMIPAAKVGHIGLYRDPDTFEPVEYFCKLPADCDEREVFVVDPMLATGGSSVAAIQMLKDKGVKHIRFLCIIAAPEGVERMTREHPDVDLYIGALDDHLNEHKYIVPGLGDAGDRIFGTK comes from the coding sequence ATGTCAAAGGTACAGATTATGGATCACCCCCTGATCCAGCACAAGATCACGTATATCCGCAGAGAGGAAGTAGGGTCGAAGGAATTCCGGGAGATCGTGGGAGAGATCGCGGCGCTGATGTGCTACGAGGCCACCCGGGACCTGAAGGTTAAAGATGTGAAGATCAAGACACCCATCTGCGAGATGGTGGGAAAGGAATTGAGCGGCAAGAAGCTGGCGGTGGTTCCCATTCTCCGGGCTGGCATCGGTATGGTGGACGGGATCCTGAACATGATCCCTGCGGCGAAGGTGGGCCATATCGGTCTGTACCGCGACCCGGATACCTTTGAGCCGGTGGAATATTTCTGCAAGCTGCCGGCGGACTGTGATGAGAGGGAGGTATTTGTAGTGGATCCCATGCTGGCCACGGGAGGTTCCAGCGTGGCGGCCATCCAGATGCTGAAGGACAAGGGCGTGAAGCACATCCGTTTCTTATGCATCATCGCCGCTCCGGAAGGGGTGGAGCGGATGACCCGGGAGCATCCGGATGTGGATCTCTACATCGGGGCGCTGGACGACCATCTGAACGAGCATAAATATATCGTGCCGGGACTGGGCGACGCCGGGGACCGGATCTTTGGAACGAAATAA
- a CDS encoding L-threonylcarbamoyladenylate synthase, producing the protein MKTIIKKIDDVQSDRDIIEEAGQILKKGGLVAFPTETVYGLGADALNEQAAEKIYAAKGRPSDNPLIVHIAGMEDLPRIAEIIPEEAKIVAEKFWPGPLTMIFDKTGIVPYETTGGLNTVAVRMPSSDIARELIRAGGGFIAAPSANTSGRPSPTMAQHVEEDLSGKIDMILDGGTVEIGVESTILDMTVSPPMLLRPGAVTKEMLEELIGPIAVDAASISADSSKPPKAPGMKYRHYAPKADLSIVEGPVKLVIEAINGMAAERIAQGYKVGIIGTEESRDRYRQGIVKSIGTREDEATIASHLYAILREFDHEEVDYIYSESFARGGIGNAIMNRLLKAAGHHVINI; encoded by the coding sequence ATGAAGACAATTATCAAAAAGATAGACGACGTACAATCAGATAGAGACATTATTGAAGAGGCAGGCCAGATCCTGAAGAAGGGAGGACTTGTTGCCTTCCCCACAGAGACGGTCTACGGGCTGGGGGCGGACGCCCTGAATGAGCAGGCGGCGGAGAAGATTTACGCGGCAAAAGGAAGGCCCTCGGACAATCCGCTGATCGTCCATATTGCCGGGATGGAAGATCTTCCCAGGATCGCTGAGATCATCCCGGAAGAAGCGAAGATCGTGGCGGAGAAGTTCTGGCCCGGCCCGCTTACCATGATCTTTGACAAGACCGGGATCGTGCCCTATGAGACCACCGGCGGGTTGAATACGGTGGCGGTACGGATGCCCAGCAGCGACATTGCCCGGGAGCTGATCCGGGCAGGGGGCGGCTTTATCGCCGCGCCCAGCGCCAATACGTCAGGCAGGCCAAGCCCTACCATGGCGCAGCATGTGGAGGAGGATCTCAGTGGAAAGATCGATATGATCCTGGACGGCGGAACCGTGGAGATCGGCGTGGAATCCACCATCCTGGACATGACGGTGTCCCCGCCTATGCTGCTGCGTCCGGGAGCGGTGACAAAAGAGATGCTGGAGGAACTGATCGGCCCTATTGCCGTGGATGCGGCCAGCATTTCCGCGGACAGCAGCAAGCCCCCCAAGGCGCCGGGAATGAAATACCGGCACTATGCGCCAAAGGCGGACTTAAGCATTGTGGAAGGCCCGGTGAAACTGGTGATCGAGGCCATCAACGGGATGGCGGCAGAGCGGATCGCCCAGGGCTACAAGGTAGGGATCATCGGAACAGAGGAATCCAGGGACCGCTACCGCCAGGGGATCGTGAAATCCATTGGGACCCGGGAGGACGAGGCCACCATCGCCAGCCACCTCTATGCTATCCTGCGGGAATTCGACCATGAAGAGGTGGACTATATCTACAGCGAATCATTTGCCAGAGGCGGCATTGGGAACGCCATTATGAACCGGCTTCTGAAAGCGGCCGGTCATCATGTGATAAACATTTAA
- a CDS encoding N-acetylmuramoyl-L-alanine amidase, with amino-acid sequence MGKKIELFLLLLLIAGLLMAGKNLQKYVVSDQVEMEEKKVVLDAGHGGRDPGKIGVGEIQEKDINLKIAKKLKEKLEDRGIRAVLTREKDETLAPEGSANRQVEDIKKRVERIDGENALLAVSIHQNSYQDPKVRGAQVFYYQHSTEGKEAAAILQEALIRMDPEHPREAKANDTYYLLRRTRTPTVIVECGFLSNPEEAELLGSVEYQEKIAEAVAEGIESCLQD; translated from the coding sequence TTGGGGAAAAAGATTGAACTCTTCCTGTTGCTCCTTCTGATCGCAGGCCTTCTTATGGCGGGGAAGAACCTGCAGAAATATGTGGTCTCTGATCAGGTAGAAATGGAAGAAAAGAAGGTGGTTCTGGATGCGGGACATGGCGGGAGAGATCCCGGTAAGATCGGTGTGGGAGAGATCCAGGAAAAAGACATCAATCTCAAGATCGCGAAGAAGCTTAAGGAAAAGCTGGAAGACCGGGGGATCCGGGCAGTCCTGACCCGGGAGAAGGACGAGACGCTGGCCCCGGAGGGGAGCGCCAACCGGCAGGTGGAGGATATTAAGAAGCGGGTTGAGCGGATCGATGGAGAGAATGCGCTTCTTGCGGTGAGCATCCATCAGAACAGTTATCAGGATCCAAAGGTGCGGGGAGCCCAGGTGTTCTACTATCAACATTCCACAGAAGGGAAAGAGGCGGCGGCCATCCTGCAGGAGGCGCTGATCCGTATGGATCCGGAGCATCCGCGGGAAGCCAAAGCCAACGATACCTACTATCTGCTGCGGCGGACCAGGACGCCCACGGTCATTGTGGAATGCGGGTTCTTAAGCAATCCCGAGGAAGCGGAACTTCTCGGAAGCGTGGAGTATCAGGAGAAGATCGCGGAGGCAGTGGCGGAGGGAATCGAATCTTGTCTCCAAGATTAG
- a CDS encoding glycosyl hydrolase family 18 protein: protein MEERDKRSRTTSDRTIRNRAAGRDLGQGSGRRPRSAEERPTRERPTGERRERPTRERPAGERQERERQTGERRERRTAANRTARRPAARRPQSRRRRKRNLTIKIILLVVLIAAAVVGAFLWKRYSPSKEQANLQEYYGIEQEGQLAVIVNDQITEPQGMISEGKAYLQYEIVRDYINSRFYWDPNENVLLYTLPTDTVSVEVGSTDYSISRDKNSEDYVILKTEGSTAYIALDFIQKYTNMEYEVCDDPQRIVVHSDWGEKTVAEVKRDTAVRYRGGVKSPVLTEVAKNDQVTILENEENWRKVLTSDGFIGYVKKGALRKEETKDITREFEEPEYTSISKDYTINMAWHNVTNRNANSTVLQRIAETKGLTTIAPTWYHVKDTEGNLDSISSTDYVNYAHQANIEVWAAVRDFDGGIDSNEESLEFLSSTSSRENLINQLIADALQTGIDGINVDFEKISEECGEHFIQFIRELSVRCRQNGLVLSVDNYVPMGYNMQYDRKEQGIVADYVVIMGYDEHYAGSPEAGSVSSYNYVKDGIEATLEEVPKEKVISGIPFFTRLWEETPKTEEELAEQAGTEAAEYPMNVTSKALGMSAAKAAVEEAGAELVWDEEAQQNYAEWTSGDTTYKIWLEDEKSLEAKLKLMKDNGLAGTAEWALGQETSGIWDLIRQYIN from the coding sequence ATGGAAGAAAGAGACAAGAGAAGCCGCACAACTTCCGACCGGACCATCAGAAACCGGGCAGCCGGGAGAGATCTGGGACAAGGCTCCGGACGGAGGCCAAGATCTGCGGAAGAACGTCCGACGAGGGAACGTCCGACGGGAGAGCGCAGGGAGCGCCCCACAAGGGAGCGGCCTGCGGGAGAACGCCAGGAAAGAGAGCGCCAGACGGGAGAGCGCAGAGAGCGCCGGACCGCAGCGAATCGGACTGCCAGAAGACCGGCGGCCAGAAGGCCTCAGTCGAGACGGAGAAGGAAAAGAAATCTTACGATCAAGATCATATTGTTGGTCGTTCTTATAGCAGCAGCAGTGGTGGGCGCGTTTTTGTGGAAGAGGTACAGCCCGTCGAAAGAGCAGGCGAACCTGCAGGAATATTATGGAATTGAACAAGAAGGACAGCTGGCTGTTATCGTTAACGATCAGATCACGGAACCCCAGGGGATGATCTCCGAAGGGAAGGCGTATCTGCAGTATGAGATTGTAAGGGATTATATCAACAGCCGTTTCTACTGGGATCCCAATGAGAATGTCCTGCTGTATACGCTGCCTACCGACACGGTTTCCGTGGAAGTAGGAAGTACAGATTATAGTATATCCAGAGATAAGAACAGTGAAGACTACGTCATTTTAAAAACCGAAGGAAGTACAGCCTATATCGCTCTTGATTTTATCCAGAAGTACACCAATATGGAGTATGAGGTGTGCGATGATCCGCAGCGGATCGTGGTTCACAGCGACTGGGGTGAGAAGACCGTGGCGGAAGTGAAGCGGGATACGGCCGTGCGCTACCGCGGTGGAGTGAAGAGCCCGGTGCTGACGGAAGTGGCGAAGAACGACCAGGTAACCATCCTGGAGAATGAAGAGAACTGGAGAAAGGTTCTCACCAGCGACGGATTTATCGGTTATGTGAAAAAAGGCGCCTTAAGGAAAGAAGAGACGAAGGATATCACCAGAGAATTTGAGGAGCCGGAATACACCAGTATTTCCAAGGATTATACCATCAATATGGCCTGGCACAACGTGACCAATCGCAACGCGAACAGTACGGTGCTGCAGAGGATTGCAGAGACAAAGGGTCTTACGACGATTGCGCCGACCTGGTATCATGTGAAGGACACCGAAGGAAATCTGGATTCTATTTCCTCTACCGATTATGTAAATTACGCCCACCAGGCCAATATCGAAGTCTGGGCGGCAGTGAGAGATTTTGACGGCGGGATCGATTCCAATGAGGAGTCTCTGGAGTTTTTAAGTTCTACCTCCAGCCGGGAGAATCTGATCAATCAGCTGATCGCGGATGCCCTGCAGACAGGGATCGACGGGATCAATGTGGATTTCGAGAAGATCTCGGAAGAATGTGGGGAGCACTTTATCCAGTTTATCCGCGAACTGTCTGTACGCTGCAGGCAGAACGGACTGGTCCTTTCCGTGGACAATTATGTACCCATGGGTTATAACATGCAGTACGACCGGAAAGAACAGGGAATCGTAGCGGACTATGTGGTTATCATGGGTTATGATGAGCACTATGCGGGCTCTCCGGAGGCAGGCTCGGTATCCTCATACAACTATGTCAAAGACGGGATCGAGGCTACGCTGGAAGAAGTACCAAAAGAGAAAGTGATCAGCGGTATTCCGTTCTTTACACGGCTGTGGGAAGAGACGCCGAAGACCGAAGAAGAGCTTGCCGAACAGGCCGGAACGGAAGCGGCGGAATATCCGATGAATGTGACCAGCAAGGCCCTGGGAATGTCCGCGGCCAAAGCCGCGGTGGAAGAGGCCGGCGCGGAGCTTGTCTGGGATGAAGAGGCTCAGCAGAATTACGCCGAGTGGACGTCAGGAGACACCACGTATAAGATCTGGCTGGAAGACGAGAAGTCCCTGGAGGCGAAGCTGAAGCTTATGAAGGACAACGGGCTGGCCGGAACCGCAGAGTGGGCTCTTGGCCAGGAAACGTCCGGAATCTGGGACCTGATCCGTCAGTATATTAATTAA
- a CDS encoding adaptor protein MecA — MKIEKLNENQIRCTLTRADLAERQLQLSELAYGTEKAKSLFHDMMQQAAFEFGFEAEDIPLMIEAIPASSDSIVLIITKVEDPEELDTRFSKFAPSPGGDNDQRKKEALQKLEGAETLLNLLGKVKEKINAADTANDSMEKDSPEEHKAALRLFSFPTMDSVLRAVHLLSQMYKGSNTLYKDHEEGVYILALTQADYETRDFNRICNMLTEYGTLEKANGATLAFLEEHCEVLVSSNAVEKLAVI; from the coding sequence ATGAAGATTGAGAAACTCAACGAGAATCAGATCCGCTGTACTCTCACCCGCGCTGATCTGGCCGAGCGTCAGCTCCAGTTGAGCGAACTGGCTTACGGTACCGAGAAGGCGAAATCACTTTTCCATGATATGATGCAACAGGCAGCTTTTGAATTTGGATTTGAAGCGGAGGATATCCCTCTGATGATCGAGGCGATCCCTGCTTCCTCTGATTCGATTGTTCTGATAATTACCAAGGTTGAGGACCCGGAGGAACTTGACACCCGGTTCTCAAAATTCGCCCCCTCTCCAGGCGGCGACAACGACCAGCGAAAGAAAGAAGCCCTTCAGAAGCTGGAAGGCGCGGAAACCCTTCTGAATCTGCTGGGCAAAGTAAAGGAAAAGATAAACGCTGCTGATACAGCCAATGACTCCATGGAAAAGGATTCCCCGGAAGAACACAAGGCGGCTCTCCGCCTGTTCTCATTTCCAACGATGGACAGTGTCCTCCGGGCAGTACATCTCCTAAGCCAGATGTACAAAGGTTCCAATACCCTGTATAAGGATCATGAGGAAGGCGTCTACATCCTGGCGCTGACCCAGGCGGATTACGAGACCAGGGACTTCAACCGGATCTGCAATATGCTGACCGAATACGGAACCCTGGAGAAGGCAAACGGCGCCACGCTGGCATTCCTGGAAGAACACTGCGAGGTGCTGGTTTCTTCCAATGCCGTTGAAAAACTGGCAGTTATTTAA
- a CDS encoding DUF1858 domain-containing protein, which produces MAQVTKEMTIGELLNMNPNVAPILMEIGMHCLGCPASQGESLAEAAMVHGIDADLLVEKINAFLNA; this is translated from the coding sequence ATGGCACAGGTTACGAAAGAGATGACCATTGGAGAACTCTTAAACATGAATCCTAACGTGGCGCCGATCCTGATGGAGATCGGAATGCACTGCCTGGGCTGCCCCGCTTCTCAGGGCGAGTCACTGGCAGAGGCTGCGATGGTGCATGGAATAGATGCAGATTTGCTGGTAGAAAAGATCAACGCGTTTCTGAATGCGTAA
- a CDS encoding C40 family peptidase: protein MGSILKKGLFLVTFSGAALALPATAQASDTAADPVMPSVGIEEVLSDCYSSGQEIDASDYLVPTEKGEYLDMAFADVDSFLYIRSEPTKQSAWVGKLYPDYAAKITGPVDEWTKIQSGSVEGYVYSDYIIIGNNAEQKAQEIIEEAQEEDPKEDPEEAFTYAESKEEEEARLAKEAEEARRKAEEEAKEKAGTGQAVVDYACQFIGNPYVWGGTSLTNGADCSGFVQSVYAHFGVSLPRTSAEMRGSGRAVSYSEAIPGDIICYDGHVGIYMGDGQIVNAINSARGIGIISATYTDIITVRRLL, encoded by the coding sequence ATGGGTTCTATTCTTAAAAAGGGATTGTTCCTGGTTACTTTCTCAGGGGCTGCCCTGGCTCTCCCGGCCACGGCACAGGCCTCTGACACAGCCGCTGATCCGGTGATGCCAAGTGTGGGGATCGAGGAAGTATTAAGCGACTGTTATTCTTCCGGCCAGGAGATAGACGCTTCCGACTATCTGGTGCCGACAGAGAAGGGTGAGTATTTGGATATGGCCTTTGCTGACGTGGACTCATTTCTGTATATCAGAAGTGAGCCCACGAAGCAGAGCGCCTGGGTTGGCAAGCTGTACCCGGATTACGCGGCGAAGATCACTGGTCCTGTGGATGAGTGGACGAAGATCCAGTCCGGTTCTGTGGAAGGGTATGTGTATTCCGACTACATTATAATAGGAAACAATGCCGAACAAAAAGCCCAGGAGATCATAGAGGAGGCGCAGGAAGAAGATCCGAAGGAGGATCCGGAGGAAGCGTTCACCTACGCTGAATCCAAGGAGGAAGAAGAAGCCCGTCTTGCCAAAGAAGCGGAGGAAGCTCGCAGGAAGGCGGAAGAAGAAGCGAAAGAAAAGGCGGGGACCGGACAGGCAGTGGTGGATTACGCCTGCCAGTTTATCGGAAATCCATATGTGTGGGGCGGGACAAGCCTGACTAACGGGGCGGACTGCTCCGGATTTGTCCAGTCGGTGTATGCCCATTTTGGGGTCAGTCTTCCCCGGACGTCCGCTGAGATGCGGGGATCCGGGCGGGCGGTGAGCTACAGCGAGGCGATCCCGGGAGACATTATCTGTTATGACGGACATGTGGGGATCTACATGGGAGACGGGCAGATCGTGAATGCGATCAACAGCGCCCGTGGGATCGGGATCATCTCCGCAACCTATACAGATATCATTACCGTCAGACGATTACTGTGA
- a CDS encoding transcriptional repressor gives MGSMKYSRQRASIKEYLMSTVDHPTADTVYLHVRKEFPRISLGTVYRNLNLLADMGEAVKITTPNGGDRFDGRTDPHYHVVCTSCGKVFDLKLTDTHMDEINKIANEHFDGKIDSHTTLFYGTCRDCMENKKEKKIQIND, from the coding sequence ATGGGCTCTATGAAATACAGTCGTCAGCGCGCTTCTATTAAAGAGTATCTGATGAGCACTGTGGATCACCCTACTGCCGATACCGTATATCTCCATGTACGAAAAGAATTTCCACGCATCAGTCTTGGAACCGTATATCGCAACCTGAATCTGCTGGCAGATATGGGGGAGGCAGTGAAGATCACCACGCCAAACGGCGGCGACCGCTTCGACGGACGCACCGATCCTCATTATCACGTTGTATGCACTTCCTGCGGCAAGGTTTTCGATCTGAAGCTTACGGATACACATATGGACGAGATCAATAAGATTGCCAACGAACATTTTGACGGGAAGATCGATTCCCACACCACACTCTTCTACGGAACCTGCAGGGACTGCATGGAGAACAAAAAAGAGAAAAAAATCCAGATCAACGATTGA
- a CDS encoding NADH peroxidase: MKKFVCTVCGYVHEGDAAPAECPVCHAPAEKFKEQTGDREWAAEHVVGVAQGVSEDILADLRANFEGECSEVGMYLAMARVAHREGYPEIGLYWEKAAYEEAEHAAKFAELLGEVVTDSTKKNLEMRVDAENGATAGKFDLAKRAKAANLDAIHDTVHEMARDEARHGKAFEGLLKRYFG; this comes from the coding sequence ATGAAAAAATTTGTATGTACTGTATGTGGTTACGTTCACGAGGGAGACGCCGCTCCGGCAGAATGTCCGGTATGTCACGCTCCGGCCGAGAAGTTCAAAGAGCAGACCGGCGACAGAGAATGGGCTGCCGAGCACGTTGTAGGCGTTGCACAGGGCGTTAGCGAGGATATCCTTGCAGACCTGAGAGCAAACTTCGAGGGCGAGTGCTCCGAGGTTGGTATGTACCTGGCGATGGCAAGAGTTGCTCACAGAGAAGGCTACCCGGAGATCGGACTGTACTGGGAGAAAGCTGCTTACGAAGAAGCTGAGCACGCTGCGAAATTCGCAGAGCTCCTGGGCGAAGTCGTAACCGACAGCACCAAGAAGAACCTGGAGATGAGAGTTGACGCAGAGAACGGCGCAACCGCCGGCAAGTTTGATCTTGCAAAACGCGCGAAAGCCGCTAACCTGGACGCCATCCACGACACCGTACACGAGATGGCAAGAGACGAGGCTCGCCACGGCAAAGCCTTCGAAGGATTACTCAAGAGATACTTTGGTTAA
- the rbr gene encoding rubrerythrin, whose translation MMSKYAGTKTEKNLMDAFAGESQARNKYTYYASAARKAGYVQMANIFEETANQEKEHAKLWFKEFHGIGDVAENLADAAAGENYEWTDMYKRMAEEAREEGFEELAVKFERVAEVEAAHEKRYNKLLESYKAGTTFKGDAPLGWKCNNCGYIYIGEEAPEVCPACAHPRAHFERKVENY comes from the coding sequence ATTATGTCTAAATACGCAGGAACCAAAACCGAGAAAAACCTTATGGACGCTTTCGCAGGCGAGTCCCAGGCGCGCAATAAATACACCTACTACGCCTCCGCCGCAAGAAAAGCAGGCTATGTTCAGATGGCCAACATTTTTGAAGAGACCGCAAACCAGGAGAAAGAGCACGCCAAACTGTGGTTCAAAGAATTCCACGGCATCGGCGATGTAGCTGAGAACCTGGCAGACGCCGCAGCTGGCGAGAACTACGAGTGGACCGACATGTACAAGCGCATGGCAGAAGAAGCCAGAGAAGAAGGCTTCGAAGAGCTGGCTGTTAAATTCGAGCGCGTGGCAGAGGTAGAGGCCGCTCACGAGAAACGCTACAACAAGCTTCTGGAAAGCTACAAAGCAGGAACCACCTTCAAGGGTGACGCTCCTCTTGGCTGGAAGTGCAACAACTGCGGATATATCTACATCGGAGAGGAAGCTCCGGAAGTATGTCCCGCCTGCGCACATCCAAGAGCACACTTTGAGAGAAAGGTAGAGAACTACTAA
- a CDS encoding AI-2E family transporter, whose product MEFNRETMKKIRSLILFAAFILVCLWKYQMIFHVLFPFALGGAIALILNVPMDFVERHLFRQGKKERGRFVRKAARPVSLLLVLLLAAAAAAVVSFLLVPQLGRTFEELKGNIRAYTPRLLELQKEVDWKGIAVTAARSVVSKVAAFLIAFAFALYILLQKEKLGRQVRTVLFAFVRRGRAEAALEVCAFTYRTFAGFLAGQCVEALILGGLFVVSMLILKIPYPLLMGVVISVTALVPVFGAFVGCGAGVILIFLEDPVKALVFLILFLVLQEIEGDLIYPHVVGNSVGLPPIWVLAAVSVGGSLMGVTGMLVSIPLAAVIYALFREIVYLKLRQKKIDPGDL is encoded by the coding sequence ATGGAATTCAACCGGGAGACTATGAAGAAAATAAGGAGTCTGATCCTTTTCGCGGCATTCATCCTTGTCTGCCTGTGGAAATATCAGATGATCTTCCACGTCTTATTCCCCTTCGCCCTGGGCGGAGCCATTGCCCTGATCCTGAACGTTCCTATGGACTTCGTGGAAAGGCACTTGTTCCGCCAGGGGAAGAAGGAGAGAGGGAGATTTGTAAGAAAAGCAGCAAGACCGGTGAGTCTGCTGCTTGTTCTTTTGTTGGCGGCGGCAGCGGCCGCCGTGGTTTCTTTCCTGCTGGTTCCTCAGCTGGGGAGGACTTTCGAGGAACTTAAGGGAAATATCCGGGCGTATACGCCCAGACTGCTGGAGTTGCAGAAAGAAGTGGACTGGAAGGGGATCGCGGTCACTGCGGCAAGAAGTGTGGTCAGCAAGGTGGCGGCCTTCCTGATCGCATTTGCCTTTGCTCTCTATATCCTTCTGCAGAAGGAAAAGCTGGGGCGGCAGGTGCGGACTGTGCTTTTCGCCTTTGTCCGAAGAGGCAGGGCGGAGGCGGCGCTTGAAGTATGCGCATTTACCTACCGGACGTTCGCCGGATTTCTGGCCGGACAGTGCGTAGAGGCGCTGATCCTGGGAGGACTGTTTGTAGTATCTATGCTGATCCTGAAGATCCCTTACCCCCTGCTGATGGGGGTGGTGATCAGTGTTACTGCGCTGGTGCCGGTCTTCGGGGCTTTCGTGGGCTGCGGGGCCGGGGTAATCTTAATTTTCCTGGAAGATCCTGTGAAGGCCCTGGTGTTCCTGATCCTGTTCCTGGTACTCCAGGAGATCGAGGGGGATCTTATCTATCCCCATGTGGTGGGAAATTCCGTAGGCCTGCCGCCGATCTGGGTACTGGCGGCGGTGAGCGTGGGAGGGAGTCTTATGGGAGTGACGGGAATGCTGGTTTCGATCCCGCTGGCAGCAGTGATCTATGCTCTGTTCCGGGAGATCGTGTACCTGAAACTGAGACAGAAAAAAATAGATCCGGGGGACCTGTGA